From the Leptospira congkakensis genome, the window ATCCAAGCCTATGGTAAGTATACTTGGAACTCAGACCAACATTATTTCTTTAGATATGAATTGGATAAATTCTTAGCTGAAAAAAGTTTGTTTAAGTCTGCAATTAGTTTGGATTTACATCTTGGTGCTGATGAACAAGTGCTTCGTGCGGAACTCATTCGATCCATGACAAGTACGGAAAAGAAAAATAAATCAGCGGAAGATTTTGAATTGGAATACCAAAATTTCCTAAAACAATTCTTTCAGTTTTGTGAGAACATTATCCTCATGAACATGTCAATTCCTAACCAAGTAAAATATGTATTTTTATTTCACTTAGGACCCTCCCATTTTTATATGATTGCTAAAAAGTTCTTAATGGAAGTGAATACTGGGTATATCCATGCACGCGGAACAGATGGTAAAAAGGTAATTCGTGTGATACCTGGGGAATATGTAAAAAAACACGTCATCGACTACTGGAACGAAGTTATTTTGCCAAATGTAGGTGAAGAAAAAAACAATCTGGCTTTATTAAAAAAATTAACGGAAATGATTGAAGAGAAATATAAAGAAATCTCTAAATTAACCATTCAAAAGTATGATGAATTGGATGAGGAAATTAAAAATTCAAAACCAAGAGATCTAATCTTTCGAGAACATATGAATGAGTGGATGGGTGCTGCAAATATAATTATATTCAAAAGATTTGTAAAAAATAAATCTTATTAAAGAGCTAAACTGCAGGTCGCAGCATTTGCTGTTAGATAAAACTGTGTCGCAACTCCTACCGGAAACGGAATGGCAGGATCATTTTGTAATACATAATCAGTGGCTTTACAAGACCGATCAAAAACTCTCACGGTCACCGTACTTTGGCAACCAATCGTCAGAGTACGAGAAGATAATAATGTATCTGTATGGAAAGCTTTCGTTTCTTGGCCGTCAAATTCAACAGACAAACTTTGTCCTTGTTTTAATTCAATCTCTGGGCCATATTGTTTGTTTGTTACCGCATAACAGTCAATAAAGTATTCCATTCCGGCACAATTGACTCCTGTTTTTGAATTCGGCAAACAAGAACCACCTGATTTGGAAACGGTGATAAATCCAGAATAAGCGCCATCGGGAACCTTTGTATAGAGTTCGGTTCCAGTATTTAAGGTGACCGCTGCAAGAATATCATTGAACCGAACCACAGGTTCGATACCAAAGTTTTCCCCTTTGATCACAACTTCTGTGGCAGAATATAATGCATTGGAATTGTTTTGTGCAGGTGTTCCGATTTGTGGGGTCACTGACGAAACCACTGGTGGTGACGTGAGGAGCGCTGCTAGAGGATCCTCAGAGGAAGAAGATATGCAGGAAAAACTGCTTCCAAGTACTAGTGAGAATCCGATTGTGTATAAAATCCTTCTCATGACGGCTACTTCCATTATCGGAAATTCAAATCTGTTTTCATTTCTATTTTTTTGCCCAGAGGAAATTCTATGAACACTGTCACTCTTCAAACTCACCATACTTATGTAGCATTAATCGAACTAAACCGTCCTGAGGCAAAGAATGCGATCTCCATCCAGCTTCTTTCCGAACTAAGAGAAAAAATCCAGGAAGTAAAAAGGAGTTCGGCACGGGCACTTGTGCTGATTGGAAAAGGAGATTCTTTCTCTTCTGGTGCTGATTTAAAAGAAAGAAAGTCAATGTCTGATTTGCAGGTAAAACACTTCCTAAAAGACATCAATTTATGTTTTTCTGAACTGGCAAATCTTCCCATTCCCACAATTGCGGCCATCAATGGATTTGCTTTTGGTGGAGGTTTGGAAATGGCATTATCATGTGATATTCGTTATGCGAGTGATTCGGCACAAATGGGACTCACGGAAACCAAACTCGGAATCATTCCGGGAGCCGGGGGAACACAAAGACTTTCTCGAATTGTAGGGGAGTCAAAAGCCATGGAATGGATATTTTCTGGAAAAAAACTTACCGGAAAAGAAGCTATGGCTGGTGGTTTGGTTTCACAATGCTTTGAACTAGATCGTTTAAGGGAATCTTCTCTTGCCTTAGCACGAGAGATATCGGAATCTGCACCTATCGCTGTTTCTGCTGCCAAAAAAGCAGTTCGTCGTGGAATGGAATTACCGATGGAATCCGCTCTTGAATGGGAAAGATTGTGTTATTTTGAAACAATAGGCACTAAAGACCGAATAGAAGCCTTGCAAGCGTTTGCTGAAAAAAGAAAACCTAATTTTAAGGGAGAATGATCCGTGATTTTAACCGGAAAAGAAATTTTAAAAAGACTAGGAAATGATATCAAAATCGAACCTTACGATGCGAATTTATTAAACCCAAATTCGTATAACTTACGTTTGCACGAAGACCTTTTGGTGTATTCAGAATTTCCTTTGGATATGAAAAAACCAAATCCTGTACAGAATCTAAAGATTCCAGAAGAAGGTTTATTATTAGAACCGGGTAAACTCTATTTAGGAAGAACGATTGAATTTACCGAAACGCATAACTTAGTGCCAATGTTAGAAGGTCGATCTTCCATTGGACGACTTGGAATGTTTGTTCATATCACTGCTGGGTTTGGGGATGTAGGATTCAAAGGATTTTGGACATTAGAAATCCAAGTAACACATCCACTTCGTGTGTATTCTGGCGTTCAGATTTGCCAAATTTTTTACCATACGGTAGAAGGGGAAATCAGCGAATACAAATCAGGAAAGTACCAAGCAAACCAAGGCATCCAACCTTCTTTGTTGTACAAAGACTTTGAAAAGAAATAAATTCTAAGAATTTTTTGAAGAAGTAAAAAGATAAATTGAGAACCTGCTTCCGACTTGGAAGCAGGTTTGTTTAAGAATGATTATTTTTTAGCTTTGAAAGTACAGTCCCATTTCGGGTCATCAAGATTCAAACCACCAAGTTTCACCCAGTTGTTAGTTTTTCCGATAAAGGTAATGGAACAAAGAGTACCTTTTAAATCCAAACGGTTTCCACCTTCAAGAGAAGTGAATTTTCCACAGTAGGTTTTTCCATCACGTGGGTTGTAGATTGTTCCATTTTTATAAACACCTTCTCCAACATAATCAAATCCATTGATAAACACCATACCAAGGTTTGGTCGGTTCCGTAACTTTGGATCTTCGTTGTTATGGTCTAGATAAGGAGTTCCTGGAACACCTTTGTCTTTTTCTTTTTCCTGGTAAGCATTGTCTTTGATACAAACTGTTTTTCCGCAGTATTTATTACCACATTTGAAAATCTCGATGACTGAGTCTTTTTCAGGTGGAAGGTATTTTCCCACTGCAACGTCAGCCTCTTGGGCAAGTAGAGAACTTCCTGTGAAGAGGATGGCCGTCCATACACTTAAAACAAGTTTTTGATTCATATAGATCCTTATTCTATAAAATTGGGTTCGCTCATTTTGACAGAAATTTTTTCTCTGGCAAGCTGGTTTTTTGAAATTCTCAGCAACAATTCAGGAAAATACCAAATTGAAACAAAATGGTAAAAGATATAAAAGTATTATGTTTCTTATTCGATCGAAAGATCCTGTTAGAGTATTTCTAACAGGAAGGTAGCAGGAATGTAGAAGTTCTGTGGACTAACCTCAATTAATTGAGGCTAGTCGCTTTTTCTAACAACTTGGAAAGTTTGAGAACGTTTTTGTTTGTTGGATCGATGGATTGTGCTCGAGTTACATAAGTAACAGCGCGGTCCACATTTCCAAGTAGTCGACTAACATCCGCAAGGTTTATTAAGTTTTGAAAATTTTCAGAGTCATACTTCAGAGCTTCTTGAGCAGCTTTCAGTGCACTTTCGTAATTCCCAAGTTTTTTCTCTGACATTGCTAAGTAATACCAGTATTCTCCTGAACCTTCGTTTTCTTTTAGGAACTCGGTCAGAACTTTTGCGGCAATATCGTATTCTTTCCCTTTGTAACTGACAAGTCCAAGAAACTTGTTGAGTTTTTGGTTGGATGGATCTCCGAGGAAGGCTTTTTTCATCACAGTGATGGCCCTTTCAATTTCACCATTTTGGTAAAGAATCTTTCCTTCTTCAAAGGCACCAGTTGCGGTGAGGGCTTCGTCCCAATCATCACCTGGAGTATCAAAGAAATCATCAACGGGTTGTTGTGAAAGATCGTCTTTTTCTGGACTATGTGAAATAGGAGATTTTTCACTTTTAAAGATAACACTTAACATTGAGATATCATCTGTGATATCGCCAGTTTTTTTAACGAGTTTCTCAATTTCGTAAATATCACCGTCAGCCTCTTCAACAAATCGAAGAACCATCGTTTCATCTTCATTGATGGTTCTTACATCTTCATCTGGAGTTAAATCGATATCATCACGTCCATCGGAACCAAGAATCAATTGGTCACCAGGAAGGAGTTGGAAGGTTTGCACTTCAAACGGATATTCAGAATCCAATCCTAGTTTACGTAGTTTCAATTCTTCTTCAATGAAACTAGCTTTTCCATCTCGGTAAAGAATACTATAAGGGTGTTCGGCGTTGAAATACCAAGTTTTTCCTGATTCATCTTCAATCAACATTACAGTTGCTGAGATCACCATTGTACCACTAAACGATTTGAATACAGCATTCACTTCTTCGTAAACATCTGTGAGCCATTCTTCTGGAGTTCGATTGAGAATTCGTTTGTTACCAGCAGAGCGAGCCACAATTGAATTCATAACCACACCCATAACAAGGGATCCACCAGCACCTTGCATCGATTTTCCCATGGCATCGCCGTTCATCACCATGGTGTAACGACGGAAATCATCAGGTTTTCCTAGTTTTAGATTTCCTGTGATACAAATATCACCACCAAGATCGCCGGTTTTGTTACGGAATTCGAAGGTTTTCTTTTGGTGAACAAAGAAATCACAACGGATGTTATCTGATTTATTGGCATTAAAAAATAGAGGTTTTGCAAGTAGAGATGTAAGGAAGTAGTCACCATCTTGTTGCACTTTCAAACGATGGATCTCATCCATCTTTTCTTGAAGTTCTTTGGTTCTTTCTTTAACTTTTTCTTCCAAATTTTCTGCGTAGTCTTGGAGTTCTCTTCTCGCATCGCGAATGGAAGATACCATCCCGTTAAACGATTCTGCTAAATAACCGATTTCATCATTTACTTTGATGGGAACTTCTACTTCTAAATTTCCTTGGTTTACTTTTTCAACCCCCGCAAGCAATGCATAGAGTGGATTGACTAGTGCTGACCTGAAGAATAAAGGAAAAATGATAAGCAAAACAAACATCACGATAGCAAGAATGATAAGTTCTAACTTTGCAGACTTGTGCATATAAGCGCGGTAGTCGCGGTAATTAAAACCAACTTCTCTGTTGATTTTTTTCTTCGCATCATAAGTCATGTAAGCAATGTAATGCGAAACTCCATCTAAATCTTTTCTATAGTGTCTTGTTAGGTCTGGTTTGAAATAACGGAAGAACTTCAACATTTCAACCCGAAGATCCCTTCCCGAAATTTCCTTTCCGTCCCATTTACAATCATTCACATGTTTGAGAATGGCATCACGGAAAGTATCTACGTTTTTGACTTTTTCAACGTATTTGACACCTTCTTCACAAAACTGTTCCGGTAAAATGTCCCCAAGTTTGTTTGTATTAATGAAGGTTCTACGGTTGAGTTTTTCGATGAGTTTGGAAACTTCTGATTTTAGTTCCGCACCTTCTGAATCTGGATTTTCATCCAAAAACTGAATGATCGCGTTTTTATAACCTTCAAAATAATAAGGTGTTTTTGCTAAACTAGATCTAAGTGAATTTCTATATTCCGCTTCACTAATGGTAACCACTTCGTCGTACAAAGCTGTGTTATAAAGATCTGCCTGGACTAGAGGTAAATCCACATTTACGGAGGAAGGTAAATACGCTTTTTTGAGATTCTGACTCGAAAGATCATATTCGATGACAAATAATATATCCTTCGACCTTTCTCCACCTTCGGCAACACGAAGAGCCTTTTGGATGGCAGTACTGTCATACGAAGTTTCTTTTTCTTGGTCCACTAAGTAACTGAAAGCTTGCATGATGAGTAGAATTGTTACAAAGGAAATTCCTACAATTTTCACCATAAAGGTAGTTCGTTCACTACTATTGTTGATAAAGGTAATTGTAATAATGAAAAAGGTTAAAGTGAAAAGTAATACAAGTGCTGTGAGGTAAGTGGAACGTTCCATCGCTCCATCACGACTCATCACGTTAGTAATGTTTGGTACAACAGCTGCGATGAGTGCTGCAATCAACATAATAAAAAGAGTTCCTCGTTTATCTTTCTTTAAATGGAGAATTCGATAACCCGGTAAAACGAGGAAGTTGATGAATGAATATGCTGCGATGAATAAACTTAAGATTCGACTGGCACCTTCGGAGTTAAAATCCCAGTGGTGCGCTGTGAAGTGGTATTTTCTTTCACCTTGCGATACAGTAACAAGAAACCAAAGAACAACTACAATGGCGATTGCATGAAGGATCGCAAGCATGATGGATGCTGCTTTTTTATCTTCGTTGTCAGGAAATCGAAAGAAGAACTGACCAAAGTGGGTGATCCCAAAGATAATAAATCCTCCGGTGATCCAACGATGGTAGGATGCAATGGGATGGTAATAAAACGCACCGAGTAGATATCCAAATTGGAAAAGGCACAAAAACAAACAGGCAAGAGCCATATGTTTAGTGGCGACAGTTTTGTCTTTTAGTGTGAAAAAGAATGTAGTCAAGACCGCAAGGAGGACAGTGACAATTAAACTACCGAATGTATAATAATTTGTTAGTATGTGGTCAACGGATAATATGCTTTCACTCATAGGGTCTTCTAGTTGCTAATTTAATACAGAATCGTAACAGGCGCAAGTAACGAAATCAATTCATTTTCCAACCTTTCCGAGCAATTCGGTGGAACCACCAAATGCCCGGAAAAAGAGGAATTCTAACGATTTGCAATAAAACAATCAATCCCATCGTACTTCAATTTTGATTTGAGAGATTCTGCTTTTGTGCGGTCTGCAAAATCCCCAACTTGAACTACGAACTTTCCATCTCTAGGAGTCACGAACACAGCTTGGTTGTATTCGGATTTCATGTTTTCTTGGTATTTGATTGCTCTTTCTTTTTCCTGAAACACTCCCACTTGCACTGTAAAACCTTTCCCAGCTGCGATTGGTTTTACGGCACCAGGTTTTACTGGTGTGAGTTTTTCTGGTTTGGCTGGAGCATCATCCAAAAGGTCAGCGTCATCCAAATCATCTGCCAGATCGTCTTCCCCTTTTTTGAGAACTTTGATTCCGACTTTTGTAATCCCTTTGTCCTTAAACTCTAAAAGCTCAGCGGTTTTTTCAGATACATCAACAATCCTTTCATCCACAAAAGGTCCACGATCATTGATACGGACAACGGCTTCTTTATTGTTTTCTAAGTTTTGGATTTTGATCACACTTCCAATAGGGAGCGTTCTATGAGCACCAGTCATTTTCATTCGATCAAAAGGTTCTCCACTCGCAGTAGGGCGACCTTGAAACTTTTGTCCATACCAAGATGACAATCCAACTTCATCAAACTGATCCGCTGGTTTTTTTGTTGGAAGCGCCGCTGCCGTAACAGGTGCTGCTGTTTTGGAATTGGAATCTAAATCATCAATAATAGAGCGGGCAACAGGGTCTTCCGACTTACCGTTACTCGCTGGTTTTGACTTCTGAGAGCGTTCAAAAAATATATCTTCCGGATCGCCGGAAGCGCTATAATCTCTTCGGGTAGCATCTGCCGAACTGCAGGACGCTAGCCACAATATCATGGATATAAGTATGAGTCTTTGCATAACTTTCCCCTTTCCTCTGGACTCTTGTGTGTACCTTTCGGAAGGTTTTTCCATTCTCCTGATAAATTTTCTTTGGGGAGATTCATTTCTGAAACGATAATGGGTCTGTATGGCACAAGAAATCCAATCTCTATTCAATGAGGCTGTCCGTTTGGAGCGAAACGGAGAGTGGGATCGTGCCGAGGCCCAATACAAGGTTTTACTAGAAAAAGATCCTAGTTATCATTTGGCCTTACAAAACTTAGGGGTGATTTACGCCAAACAAGGAAAACATGCAGAAGCCATTCCGATGTTTTCTAAAGCTTACAAACTCCATACAAATGTTAAAAATTGTTATAATTTAGCTGTTTCCCTTTACAAACATGAAGAAACAGAAAAAGCGATTAGTTTTCTAAAACAAACACTCACTTTTGAAAAGAAGTTTATTTCTGCACATCTACTGCTCGCGCAAGCCTATCAGAAGTTAGGCAATGATGAAAAAACCGAAGTATATCTCACCAATGTCATTAAAATCGAACCAGACCACAAATCAGCTTTAGGAGGGCTTGCGATGTTTTATTATGAAAGGAATCGTTTTCCAGAAAGTTTAAAAATGATTGAACGTTATTTGATTCTTTATCCTGGAAATGCACAATTAAAAATCATCCAATCCGAAATCCTTTCTAAACAAGGAAATTATAAAGCATCTGCCACTTTACTTGCTACCATGGTAAAAGAAGATGTAGGATTTACAAATTTTAATGATAGTTTGTCTGCTGCTTGGAAAGAAGAAGATGGAGTGGCTCACGAAAGTTTGGCTCGAATCCAAACCAAAGCAAAAAAGAAATTAAAAGAATTTCAAACCAAATTAGAACTTTCGAAAGAGAACCCAGAAGAGTTTTCTCCTCCCGATGCACAGGAAGCTTTGGATTTAAGTTTGTTGTATCTTTTCAACGGCAATCCAGAAAAAGCGATGCAATATTTGGTATTTGCGCAAAAGATGAAGGAAACCACAGATCCCGACAGGTCATCCTAGATTGAAATTTCGTATTTTCTCTATTCTATTTCTTTGTTATCTTTTGTTTTTATTTGGATGTAGATATCCTATTGTCAAACAAGATGAATTGGAAACCGACACTTTGTTTTTAGAAGTATCTGGTTCCAAAGCCAGCGATTGTAATGCGGAAGGGATTCGGCTTTCCAAAACCATTCAGTTGGACCAAGCGGAAACAGTTTGGGATCAGTGTATCCAAACCAATCCAAACGAAGTGGTTGTTCATTTGAACCGCCTTCGGTTTTATTTTTTATTAGATGAATACGAAATCCTGAAACAAAAAATTACTAAAGAAGCTCCTTCGCGTTCCTCAGTAACCTATACAACAATTTTAAAAGAACTAGAACTGCGATTGCGAAACGAGGAAAGGATTGTATTGTTAGATGCACTTTCTCGGTTGAAAGGTTGGGAATTGTATTCCTATGAAGAACTTGCTAATTACTATTTACAAATAGGTAACTTTGCTTATGCGGAAGGTTATTTTAATCAGATTTTAGAAGTGGTTCCTTTTCACGAAAATGCTTTGTATGGAATGGCAGACATCCAAGTCCAAAAAAATAATTGGTATAGTTTGCTTGATTATGCAAAATCTCTAGAAGTTGCAGCCAAAAAGAATCAGGATTTTCATTTTTATTTTGTAAAAGCCAATTATGAATTAGGACGTTACGAAACCGCACTCAAATGGGCGGAGTCGGCGACACCAAACGAAAAAACCCAGATTAGTTTTTTAGAAGTTTGGCGTGATACATTACTTGTTTTAAAAGATTTTCCGAAATGGGACGGCCTTTTGCCTTACTACCGTAAGGCGGTTGAAAAGGGATATGCGGTCCCTGAATCGGTTTTTTTCCCCACTTTGTCCAAAGAAGGAAAAGATATTCGAAAGGCCTCTCGTTCGGGAAGAAGTTAATCTAATACCTTTAAATTCGGTTCTAAAGAAAGAATTTAATCCTTTTCCTGACATAAATTCCAAATCTTTTCGGCTTGTCTCAGCTTCAGTACGTTATGCGTCCGAATGAATGGAATTTTGTATCTTAACAAATGAAGTTCACAGGCCAAAGTGGCAAACTCTCGATCTGCGATTGGTAATTCTCCGAGAACATTTCCAAGAAAAGATTTTCTAGAAACTCCTACCATAAGTTGGGGGAATTCTAGTTTTAAAATTTCTAATTCTTGCAGGACTCTAAAAGAAACCATTGGATCCTCACTCAAGAAAAAACCCATACCTGGATCGAAATAGAGAATGGATTCTGGAATGTCCATGGCAACTAAATCAGAGCGGCGATCCCGAAAGAAAGTTTGAATTTTTCTGACTACTTTTTCGGGTGTTAGATTGGATTTACTTTTCGCAATATTTCTGTTATGCGAATGCATGATGATGAGTTTTAGTTCTGGGTGTTTTTTTACATAGGAACTGAGAAAACTTCGGTCACCTTCATAGGTAAATCCAGTGATGTCGTTGATACACCGAACTCCTGCCTCAATCCCTTTTTTCTGCACTGACGGTCGGAAACTATCCAAACTGATCCGAACACCCTTGGGAACAAAATGTCGGATCACTGGTTCCACTCGTTTCCATTCTTCTTCTTCGGAAACTAAACTTGCATTGATGTTAGATGACTGGCCAGATACGTCCAACCAATCCGCTCCTTCTTGTAAGAGTTTGGTTCCTTGTTGGATTGCGTCGTCTGGGTTCAGGAACTTTCCCCCGTCACTAAATGAGTCTGTGGTAATGTTTAAGATTCCGAAGATTTCGGCCATGAATGAGAAGGATTATCGGTAAACCTACCCCTAAAAGCCTTATTTTTCCCTTGGCAGAAAATTCCGATTGGCCGATACATAGGAGAGACGGCAGATGAAAAAATACCTTATTTCCTTAATCATTTTGGCATTCCCAATTCTGGCCCAACCTTTACCGAAAGTGAAGGACGTAAGGTTTTATCAGCCTCTTAACACTCAAAATGTGGAATACAACCCCGTCATTTCTCCAACGGGACGGTATTTAGTATTCCAATCCAACCGCCCAGGTGGTGAGGGAGGGATGGACATTTGGATTTCAGAAAATTTAAGTTTTCCTGACCGAATGAAATTGCCTGTTTGGTCTCCTCCCAAAAATTTTCGTGAACTCAACACTACCAATTTTGAAGGCATGTTTTCGATCCTTTTTGATGAAGAAGAGAAGCCGTACGAATTGTACTTCACTTCTGTTCGTGATAAATCACAAGCCGATCCTAAAAAAAACCGTGAAGGATATGATGGCCTCAACTTATATTATACAAAAATAAATCCTAGAACTGGGCTTTGGTCCGTACCCATTCATTTGAATGAGGTGAACTCTCATTTTGAAGATAAAATGCCTGCCGTTTCGCCTGATGGTTGTTCGATGGTATTTTCATCCAACCGCCCTGGGGGGATAGGAGGATTTGACCTTTGGATTTCCAAACGAGAGCCAACAACGGTAACAAAAGAAACGAACCCGGATAAACCTAAAATTAGATGTAAGGATGGGGTTTGGCAAAAACCTATTTCTCTGGGAACGACCATCAATACAAAAGATGATGAAATTAGTCCTAATTACCATTGGGATGGTTTACGATTGTATTTTAGTTCCAATCGGGAAGATAAAAATCGTAAATTTAGTTTTTACTATAGTGAGTACAATAGTTCGCAAAATTATTTTGAAACACCAATAGTTTTGGGTTCACCATTTAATACCAAACAACAGTTGTCAGGCGAATCAACGGGGTTTCCTTTTGATACTCCGGCAGATTATTCTACTTATAGCCTTTGGGAAGAAAGTGATAATGAAGGAATTTCTGTCACTTATGATGATCTATGGTTTTATTTTTCTTCTAACCGCCCTGGGGGAGAAGGCCAATTTGATATTTATAGAACCATGGTTCCCGAAGATCTGCGTCGTACTTATGAATTTGTTTTCCGTGGTCTAGTTTTGGATGGATCTGAAGCCATTATGATTGGTCTGGATTCCACACTCAAAATTTATGATGATACAAGACCCATTCAAGTGATTACTTCCAAACGGATTGGTGGGGATCTTAGCACAGCTGATGCAGAGAATTTTAGAACCACAATCAAAACTGGGAAATTGTACCGAGTGGAAGTTTCTTCGCCTGGATTCCATCCAACAGAAGTTCTTTTGGATTTGAGAGGGAATGTAGGAAAGGATAAAGAACAATATTCTCAAATCATCCTACAACCCATTCGTCCTACGAAAGACGAACGACCAGACAAAACCATCCAAGGAATTCGATTTATCGTAAAAGATAAAAAAACGGATTTGGTGATTCCGAATGCTATTTGTTATTATTTTGATGACCTAACTCGAAAAGGAAAATCCTTAGAATCGAAGGATAGCCGATTTGATTTAGAAAAATCTCCGACCATGGATTTTGAAATTTTAGTAAGGGCTAAGGGATTTAAAGAAGAAACCTTTCTCTTTTCGAAAGACAAAATTGCCAACATGGAAGGGAAAGAAACTGTCCTTTACCTCAGAAATTTAAATGACTTTGACAGTTTGTACAATACAATTATTTATTTCCCGTTCAATGAACGAACGTTGAGTGATGAAGATAAGAAAAAATTGGATCTTTTAGCCGACTTCCTCATCCAACATAAAAATGAAAAAGTTGAAATTGGTGGACATACTGATAATGTAGGGAATAAGGAATACAATATCAGTTTGAGCGAAGATAGGGCTCTTTCTGTGTATCAGTATTTGAGACAGAAAAGTGTTCCAAAGGAACGGATGAAGGTGCAAGCATACCATTATTCGCAGCCGATCGCAGAGAACGAAACAGAAGAAGGAAGATCACGAAATAGACGTGTGAATTTCAAAAAAATAGATTAGTTATGATCAATCGCGTAAAAATTCATTTCGACCAAGAAAGAGAGTACCTTCCATTAGAGGCAGTACGGGCTCTACCTGAATTTTTTAAACAAATGATGGGTGGAAACGGATTGTTTCTAAAAGGTTATGATACTTTGATCCGCGTAAAGTTCAAAGGGGAACGACCGGACGGGGCACATATTTGGGAATTGGAAACCATTCCTGAGTTAATCGAAACAATTTTTACAATCCAGGCAACGACAGAATTTCATGTCGAAGTGGATTATGAACTGATCAATCAAAAAGACAACCTTCTTCTTGGCAAAATCATTGATAGAAGACAAACCTATGCAACTAGGCAAGACCCACGAAATGAAAAGGTTCGAGGGAATGCTGTGGCGTCCAACTTTTTAGTTGCAAAAACGGATATTGATTTCTCAAAACTAACGGGAGTTAGTTCTCAGGTAATTCTTTCCGATATCCAACGTAATGTTTTAAAAAATTATCCACAATCAAAAGTGATATTTCTTTCGGGATCAACTCACAGTGATGAAATTGATTTGATGAAAGAACATAAAAAACCAATTTTTATTTTAGATACAGAAACATTTGAATCTTTCTCTTCTGAGGATGTATTCGATCCTAAAAAAACTTTTGAAGATGAGTTTTTGTTGGATGATAAAGTCCAAGAATACAAAAAGAAAAAAATAGGTTCCTATATTTATTATCCACTATTCATCCAAATGAAAGACATGCATTTTTTTGCATATCTTTCGTTAGAAACGGAAAGACCAGGGATTCCTAGTGAAGTATTGGATTTGTTTAAAGAGGTTGAACGTACGTTTCAAGAAAGAATTATGGA encodes:
- a CDS encoding LIC10067 family putative lipoprotein; translated protein: MRRILYTIGFSLVLGSSFSCISSSSEDPLAALLTSPPVVSSVTPQIGTPAQNNSNALYSATEVVIKGENFGIEPVVRFNDILAAVTLNTGTELYTKVPDGAYSGFITVSKSGGSCLPNSKTGVNCAGMEYFIDCYAVTNKQYGPEIELKQGQSLSVEFDGQETKAFHTDTLLSSRTLTIGCQSTVTVRVFDRSCKATDYVLQNDPAIPFPVGVATQFYLTANAATCSLAL
- a CDS encoding enoyl-CoA hydratase-related protein; its protein translation is MNTVTLQTHHTYVALIELNRPEAKNAISIQLLSELREKIQEVKRSSARALVLIGKGDSFSSGADLKERKSMSDLQVKHFLKDINLCFSELANLPIPTIAAINGFAFGGGLEMALSCDIRYASDSAQMGLTETKLGIIPGAGGTQRLSRIVGESKAMEWIFSGKKLTGKEAMAGGLVSQCFELDRLRESSLALAREISESAPIAVSAAKKAVRRGMELPMESALEWERLCYFETIGTKDRIEALQAFAEKRKPNFKGE
- the dcd gene encoding dCTP deaminase; amino-acid sequence: MILTGKEILKRLGNDIKIEPYDANLLNPNSYNLRLHEDLLVYSEFPLDMKKPNPVQNLKIPEEGLLLEPGKLYLGRTIEFTETHNLVPMLEGRSSIGRLGMFVHITAGFGDVGFKGFWTLEIQVTHPLRVYSGVQICQIFYHTVEGEISEYKSGKYQANQGIQPSLLYKDFEKK
- a CDS encoding DUF2147 domain-containing protein, translated to MNQKLVLSVWTAILFTGSSLLAQEADVAVGKYLPPEKDSVIEIFKCGNKYCGKTVCIKDNAYQEKEKDKGVPGTPYLDHNNEDPKLRNRPNLGMVFINGFDYVGEGVYKNGTIYNPRDGKTYCGKFTSLEGGNRLDLKGTLCSITFIGKTNNWVKLGGLNLDDPKWDCTFKAKK
- a CDS encoding SpoIIE family protein phosphatase, with product MSESILSVDHILTNYYTFGSLIVTVLLAVLTTFFFTLKDKTVATKHMALACLFLCLFQFGYLLGAFYYHPIASYHRWITGGFIIFGITHFGQFFFRFPDNEDKKAASIMLAILHAIAIVVVLWFLVTVSQGERKYHFTAHHWDFNSEGASRILSLFIAAYSFINFLVLPGYRILHLKKDKRGTLFIMLIAALIAAVVPNITNVMSRDGAMERSTYLTALVLLFTLTFFIITITFINNSSERTTFMVKIVGISFVTILLIMQAFSYLVDQEKETSYDSTAIQKALRVAEGGERSKDILFVIEYDLSSQNLKKAYLPSSVNVDLPLVQADLYNTALYDEVVTISEAEYRNSLRSSLAKTPYYFEGYKNAIIQFLDENPDSEGAELKSEVSKLIEKLNRRTFINTNKLGDILPEQFCEEGVKYVEKVKNVDTFRDAILKHVNDCKWDGKEISGRDLRVEMLKFFRYFKPDLTRHYRKDLDGVSHYIAYMTYDAKKKINREVGFNYRDYRAYMHKSAKLELIILAIVMFVLLIIFPLFFRSALVNPLYALLAGVEKVNQGNLEVEVPIKVNDEIGYLAESFNGMVSSIRDARRELQDYAENLEEKVKERTKELQEKMDEIHRLKVQQDGDYFLTSLLAKPLFFNANKSDNIRCDFFVHQKKTFEFRNKTGDLGGDICITGNLKLGKPDDFRRYTMVMNGDAMGKSMQGAGGSLVMGVVMNSIVARSAGNKRILNRTPEEWLTDVYEEVNAVFKSFSGTMVISATVMLIEDESGKTWYFNAEHPYSILYRDGKASFIEEELKLRKLGLDSEYPFEVQTFQLLPGDQLILGSDGRDDIDLTPDEDVRTINEDETMVLRFVEEADGDIYEIEKLVKKTGDITDDISMLSVIFKSEKSPISHSPEKDDLSQQPVDDFFDTPGDDWDEALTATGAFEEGKILYQNGEIERAITVMKKAFLGDPSNQKLNKFLGLVSYKGKEYDIAAKVLTEFLKENEGSGEYWYYLAMSEKKLGNYESALKAAQEALKYDSENFQNLINLADVSRLLGNVDRAVTYVTRAQSIDPTNKNVLKLSKLLEKATSLN
- the mpl36 gene encoding RlpA family plasminogen-binding lipoprotein MPL36; translated protein: MQRLILISMILWLASCSSADATRRDYSASGDPEDIFFERSQKSKPASNGKSEDPVARSIIDDLDSNSKTAAPVTAAALPTKKPADQFDEVGLSSWYGQKFQGRPTASGEPFDRMKMTGAHRTLPIGSVIKIQNLENNKEAVVRINDRGPFVDERIVDVSEKTAELLEFKDKGITKVGIKVLKKGEDDLADDLDDADLLDDAPAKPEKLTPVKPGAVKPIAAGKGFTVQVGVFQEKERAIKYQENMKSEYNQAVFVTPRDGKFVVQVGDFADRTKAESLKSKLKYDGIDCFIANR